Proteins from a genomic interval of Kitasatospora herbaricolor:
- a CDS encoding DUF1304 domain-containing protein, whose product MQTTANVLVGLVAALHGWILVLEMFLWERRPGRELSGFDADMARATAPLAANQGLYNGFLAAGLVWGLIAADPTGYRVQVFFLSCVVVAGLYGAATANRRILFAQALPGAIALTAVLVAG is encoded by the coding sequence GTGCAGACCACCGCGAACGTGCTGGTCGGCCTGGTGGCCGCGCTCCATGGCTGGATCCTGGTGCTGGAGATGTTCCTCTGGGAGCGCCGGCCCGGCCGCGAACTCTCCGGCTTCGACGCCGACATGGCCCGGGCCACCGCGCCGCTGGCCGCCAACCAGGGCCTCTACAACGGCTTCCTCGCCGCCGGCCTGGTCTGGGGCCTGATCGCCGCGGACCCCACCGGCTACCGTGTGCAGGTGTTCTTCCTGAGCTGCGTCGTCGTCGCGGGCCTCTACGGCGCCGCCACCGCCAACCGGCGGATCCTCTTCGCGCAGGCCCTGCCCGGCGCGATCGCGTTGACCGCCGTCCTGGTCGCCGGATGA
- a CDS encoding TetR/AcrR family transcriptional regulator, with product MTEPRPPADPRAARTREKLRQALLAECAGRPLAEVSVSAVVRRAGLGRATYYLHYEDLQALAVDACAEVVRQAVDALHAWRGLPDPAAPPPALAVFLADAARHADLYRGLLLPGGSGPLGDLLNRELRERSRSERELAGAPQAALVASAVAGAFTGALADWLHGSVEGTPEAVAAEVWRLLIALHRAVR from the coding sequence ATGACCGAGCCCCGCCCGCCGGCCGACCCGCGTGCCGCCCGCACCCGGGAGAAACTGCGCCAGGCCCTGCTCGCCGAGTGCGCCGGACGCCCGCTCGCCGAGGTCAGCGTCTCCGCGGTGGTCCGCCGGGCGGGGCTCGGCCGGGCCACCTACTACCTGCACTACGAGGACCTCCAGGCGCTCGCGGTGGACGCCTGCGCCGAGGTCGTCCGGCAGGCGGTGGACGCCCTGCACGCCTGGCGCGGCCTGCCCGACCCGGCCGCGCCGCCGCCCGCGCTCGCCGTGTTCCTCGCCGACGCGGCCCGGCACGCGGACCTCTACCGCGGACTTCTCCTGCCCGGCGGCAGCGGTCCGCTCGGCGACCTGCTCAACCGGGAGCTGCGGGAGCGCAGCCGCAGCGAACGCGAGCTGGCCGGCGCCCCGCAGGCCGCCCTGGTGGCCTCGGCCGTCGCCGGCGCCTTCACCGGTGCGCTCGCCGACTGGCTGCACGGGAGCGTCGAGGGGACGCCCGAGGCCGTCGCGGCCGAGGTCTGGCGGCTGCTGATCGCGCTGCACCGCGCGGTGCGCTGA